From Brachionichthys hirsutus isolate HB-005 chromosome 2, CSIRO-AGI_Bhir_v1, whole genome shotgun sequence, one genomic window encodes:
- the xpc gene encoding DNA repair protein complementing XP-C cells encodes MAKRKGCAQAAADPKQLKQALTAKNRGARQRAKPAGMDSMSGLKRTPVSKDIEEEEDKLERKVKPKRRPSAKPTMGHAPSTTSTITAAVKTSKHSQSPVKEEEPDSEVDFEMEATAEPAVVMNPKRPGNEEEEDSEEDEDDWEEVEELKEPLGPVEPPEPVLPSQTVEIEIETPEVRKKKKKHAEFETYLRRMMNRYKKDVLVNLHKVHLMCLIASGMSRHRLCSEPDLLAITLFLLPTHFTLVSKERINQNYLSGLLKWFGATFTINPSLPCEERPDPRALIERRLASLSARNHQEMTHLFLLVLRSLQLFCRLVLSLQPVPLKLHPAKGKGAAGAPGKSTTDQKTPKTSAPEPKVSPGTKRPAAGRKTNVERGGKRAKRTELKEEVKETALAPGGQKPKNLKRRSVASKVSYKESSSEVENEEAGLSDEDFQVASEDEYSADSESGAKSSNDRNKKAKSEPNVNKCKNATTPMRRSGGGKKQVKQEEEEGDGNEGKGSMSHVLKHRSRKKKQGPGADEWLEVYIEKDSSWICVDVEHGVGLPSLCSQNATAPVTYVVSVDGDGFLKDLGRKYDPTWMTLSRKRRVDEEWWQEMLEPFLGPKDEKDVKEDKELQNKLVNKPLPVSVAEYKNHPLYALKRHLLKYEAVYPRTATALGYCRGEPVYSRDCVHTLHSKDTWLKEARTVRLGEEPYKMVKGFSNRSRKARMMSELQNENELPLFGEWQTEEYQPPIAVDGKVPRNDYGNVYLFKPCMLPVGCVYLRLPNLHRVAKKLDIDAASAVTGFDFHGGYSHAVTDGYIVCEEHEEILRAAWVEEQELQRQKEKEKREKRANSNWTLLVKGLLIREKLKQRYGKKNQGLSSLAMGQEADMLSSDEEADEGGSHGAKTASETLAMSWPQNRQAEEEDGRTGGLRKKRAKQEKRGQEKNLFPFEKV; translated from the exons ATGGCGAAACGAAAAGGGTGCGCGCAGGCAGCGGCCGATCCGAAGCAGCTGAAGCAGGCGCTGACGGCCAAGAACAGGGGAGCAAGGCAACGCGCGAAGCCCGCAGGTATGGACTCAATGTCGGGATTAAAAAGGACACCAGTCA GTAAGGACattgaagaggaagaggataaGCTCGAGAGGAAGGTCAAACCCAAACGGCGTCCTTCTGCAAAACCAACAATGGGACACGCCCCTTCTACCACATCCACGATCACTGCTGCTGTAAAAACCAGTAAACACTCTCAGTCCCCagtgaaagaggaggagcctgacAGTGAGGTGGACTTTGAGATGGAAGCCACAGCCGAACCCGCAGTCGTCATGAATCCCAAGAGACCAGGaaacgaggaggaagaggacagtgaggaagatgaggatgatTGGGAGGAAGTTGAAG AGCTGAAGGAGCCACTGGGTCCAGTTGAACCACCAGAACCTGTCCTGCCTTCTCAGACAGTAGAGATCGAGATCGAGACTCCAGAAGTCAGGAAAAA GAAGAAGAAGCATGCAGAGTTTGAGACGTATCTGAGGCGGATGATGAACCGATACAAGAAGGACGTGCTGGTCAACTTGCACAAG GTCCACCTCATGTGCCTGATAGCCAGCGGGATGTCCCGCCATCGTCTGTGCAGCGAGCCAGACCTGCTGGCGATcactctgtttctgctgcccaCGCACTTCACTTTGGTTAGCAAGGAACGCATCAACCAGAACTACCTTTCCGGACTGCTTAAATG GTTTGGAGCCACATTCACCATCAACCCCAGTCTTCCTTGTGAGGAGCGTCCAGACCCCAGGGCTCTGATCGAAAGACGGCTGGCCAGTCTGTCAGCTCGTAACCACCAGGAGATGACTCAT ctcttcctgCTGGTGCTGAGATCTCTGCAGCTCTTCTGCCGATTGGTTCTTTCTTTGCAGCCAGTTCCCCTCAAACTCCACCCTGCAAAG GGCAAAGGGGCTGCTGGTGCTCCAGGAAAGAGCACCACAGACCAGAAAACCCCTAAGACCAGCGCCCCTGAGCCAAAGGTGTCTCCTGGCACCAAGagaccagcagcaggaaggaagaccAATGtggaaagaggaggaaagagagcaaAGAGGACAGAATTAAAGGAGGAGGTTAAGGAGACGGCTTTAGCACCAGGGGGACAGAAACCGAAGAACTTAAAACGGCGCAGCGTAGCCTCAAAAGTCAGCTACAAGGAGAGCAGCAGCGAAGTGGAAAATGAAGAGGCAGGACTTAGCGATGAAGACTTTCAGGTGGCCAGTGAAGACGAGTACAGTGCAGATTCAGAGAGCGGGGCTAAATCTTCAAATGACAGGAACAAGAAAGCAAAGAGCGAACCAAATGtgaacaaatgcaaaaatgcCACGACCCCAATGAGGAGGAGTGGTGGAGGGAAAAAACAGGtaaagcaggaggaagaggagggagatggCAATGAGGGGAAAGGGTCAATGAGCCATGTATTAAAGCATAGGAGCAGGAAAAAGAAGCAGGGTCCTGGAGCTGACGAGTGGCTGGAGGTGTATATAGAAAAAGACTCTTCCTGGATTTGTGTGGATGTGGAGCACGGGGTAGGGTTGCCTTCCCTCTGCTCCCAGAATGCAACAGCACCAGTGACATATGTGGTCTCGGTGGATGGAGATGGATTTTTGAAAGACCTGGGCAGGAAATACGATCCCACCTGGATGACATTGTCCAGGAAGAGGCGTGTGGATGAGGAATGGTGGCAGGAAATGCTTGAGCCATTCCTGGGACCTAAGGACGAGAAGGACGTAAAGGAAGACAAAGAG CTCCAGAACAAGCTGGTGAACAAGCCGCTGCCAGTCTCGGTGGCGGAGTATAAGAACCACCCTCTGTATGCCTTAAAGAGACACCTGCTGAAGTATGAAGCCGTATATCCCAGAACGGCCACGGCGCTGGGATATTGTCGAGGCGAGCCAGTTTACTCCAG GGACTGTGTTCACACCCTCCACTCCAAAGACACTTGGCTAAAAGAAGCACGGACAGTCAGACTCGGAGAAGAACCATACAAG ATGGTAAAGGGCTTCTCTAATCGTTCCCGGAAGGCCAGGATGATGTCTGAGCTGCAGAATGAGAATGAGCTGCCTCTGTTTGGAGAATGGCAAACTGAGGAGTATCAGCCACCGATCGCTGTGGATGGGAAG GTTCCCCGTAACGACTATGGTAACGTCTACCTGTTTAAGCCCTGTATGTTACCGGTGGGGTGTGTTTACCTCAGGCTGCCCAACCTGCACCGTGTGGCCAAAAAGCTGGACATCGATGCCGCCTCTGCGGTCACAGGATTTGACTTCCATGGAGGCTACTCGCACGCCGT GACTGATGGTTACATCGTGTGCGAAGAGCATGAGGAGATTCTCCGAGCAGCCTGGGTGGAAGAACAAGAGCTTCAAAgacagaaggagaaagag aaaagagaaaaaagagcaaACTCCAACTGGACTCTGTTGGTGAAGGGTCTCCTCATCAGAGAAAAGCTGAAGCAGCGCTACGGCAAGAAGAACCAGGGACTGAGTAGCCTCGCTATGGGACAAGAGGCCGACATGCTTTCTTCTGATGAGGAGGCAGATGAAGGTGGAAGTCATGGAGCTAAGACTGCTTCTGAAACTCTGGCCATGTCCTGGCCCCAGAACCgacaagcagaggaggaggatgggagaACCGGTGGACTGAGGAAGAAAAGGGCCAAACAAGAAAAGAGAGGACAAGAGAAGAATTTGTTCCCCTTTGAGAAGGTTTGA